A region of the Candidatus Eremiobacterota bacterium genome:
TTGTCATCTGCATCTTCTTCAACCAGGTAACGGATGAACCCGATGGATGTGGTCGCCTCAAGCAGATGGGGGCCGATCCCGCGTCCATCCAGGCTGATATCGACAAACTCCGCCTCCTTGATCACCTGCTCTCTCGGCGGACGGGCATCACCCCTGACGCGCACGTAGAGTATGGCTCTTGCTTTATCCTCGCCATTCGCTATGAACTCATTCTTGTTGATCATTACTGCGTCTATCTGTCTTGACGGCATTTGTTCGGGCTCAAACATGGCGGCTATCTCCAGGACCGGCGGCAGCACCTCTATCTCAGCCTTTGCCGTGCTCGCTCCCTCCCGCGCTTCTATGGTGAGGGTGACCGGGTCGGTGAATGCGCCGACCATGGAGACAAAGCACTGTATCGTTCCCGTCCCGGTGAGCGGGGTAACCTGTATCCCCTTGCAGCCGGCGGGCAGAGTGATGGTTATGGCTGCACCAGGCGCAGGAAGCGGAGCAGTGCTGCCTGCTGCCACTTTCCAGGCAGAGGCGTCGAAGGGCGCGGGGTGCCCGGCGGAAAAATCGATTTTCTGGGTGCTGAGCTTCAGAATATAGCGGAGCACGTCGCCAGGTTTCGCTTTTTTCCCTGATTTCACTGCTGCTGCAATAATCGCGAGAGTCGCGGCAACTAAAGCGACGGTAAGCGCAAAGCCGCCGGCAGTTCCGGAATCATCGGGCGGTGGTCTGGTGTAGGGAGGATGTGCCGTCATGGGAAAGGGAGCAGTCGCAGCGGGAACAGGCGGCTCCACGACCGTCGTCCATTCAGGAGCATCAGTCGATATGCCATAGATGGCCAGGACGTCGTAACCGTATGAAGAGCGGTGATCACTCAGCGGAGTGAGATCATAAAGAGATTTCTGGTAATTTGTCGTGTCATAGTCGTTGGGAGATCTGAAGAGGTAAAGCATGAAACACACCTTATACCCGGAAGGCACATCAAGGGCGAGGGAAAATGATCCGGCTTGAGACGGGGCAGCAATGAAATATGACTTTGCCAGTCCTTTCTGCTCCAATCCAGGCAGATCAGAGGTGGGGCCCCAGGGACTGTCCTTATTGATGCAAGCGAGATACACTTCAAGATATTCCGCTAATTCGGAAGAAGCATTGGCATCACTGACCCGTCCTGAGAAAGTGACCCTCTCCCCCTTTGTCTTGTATTTAATCTCGTAATCGCGGATATATACGTTGCCGGAGCCTTCCCTGTCGGGGATTTCCCTGTCCTGCGGCGCGGAGAGCGAGAGGCCCGTGATGGAATACTCCACACTCATGCCTCCCGGCCTGTTTTCAAAAGTCTCGGAATAGACCCTGCAGGTGAGAAACGCAGCAAAAAACAAGATCAAAAACAGGGAAAATCTTTTTCTCATAGCTCTTTCTTCTCTAAGGACGGCTCCCATCTCCTTTATTATCCAAATCCGCTCCCCTCTCAAAGGATTTTCCCCTGACCTCGCGAAGTAGCCTCACCTCATCTGCGAGGTACAGAGGGAGGAGGGCCCATGACAGAACCTGTCAATTTCTGCCCCGGCTGCGGCGAAAAACGCAGGAAAGGCGCGGCTTTCTGTGCAGAATGCGGCACCTCATTCGAGGAGAGGGCTTCTGCTGAAGCGGCGGTCACGCAGGCAACAGTGCCGCAGGCAGCGGCTCCTCAGGCAGCGGCCCATCAAGGGCAGGCGCCCCTGGCAAAATCTCCGCCGCGCACCGGAGCAGGAATATGGTTCTTCATCGGCTGCCTGTCTCTTGCACTCACTCAGTTACCAAAAGCCACCGATATGGATATGATGAACGGCGGCTATGCCCTCATCGTCTTTGCAGGCTTTCTGACCTTTGTCTCATTTCTCGCCGCACTCGTCTGCCACAGCCGCAGCCGCTCTTAAAAGTCAATACATTATCAGGCTCTATTATGCAGCACGTTGTGTGCCGGGCATTTTCTTTTTCCCCTGATACGCCGAAAGGATAATTGTGCGATAAGGAGAAGTTTCCTTGACTCTCAGCGCTTTTGGAGGTTGTCAATTTCTTCCATGCTTGATAAGCAAACCGTAGAAAGACGCTTTATCAAAGAAATAAACTCTTCCATGGAAAAGGCCGGGCTTTATTCATCCATCCTGGCCTTCTCCAGTGTCATGATAATTTTTCTTTTGAATTTTCTTTACCCTTCAATGAACCTCTGGCTCCCCGGTATCTTTGTCCTGCTTGCAGGAGGCCATGCGTTGATGATATTCATGATAGCCAGAAAATGGGGATTTCAAAAGAAGACGGTATATGTGATATTCTTCCCGATGCTTCTGCTGCTCACTGCTTATTTTGTCGTGTCATACTGGTGTTTTCCCGAGGAGGCCCCGAGGTACCTTTCAGGCCCCTTTTCCTTTTCATACTTCATCCTCATCATTTTCACCGGTTTTGTGCTTGAGCCGAAGCTCTCATATTATATCGGCATCCTTTCCGCAGCCGCGTATTTTCTTGTGTACCTGCTGATGAGAGACCAGATGGTGACTTCTCTTTCAGCAGCCCCCTCGTCACTGTCCTCCTTCGCCACTCCCATGGTGTTCATATTCAAAAGTATCTTCATGATCTTCGCAGCCTATCTTGTCGGCACGATGTCCCATATCTTCAAGCGGCTGATATTTGAAGTTCTTGAAGAAGAGAGAAAGAAGAATATCGTGGCCCTGGAACTGGCAGAAACCACAGCGGCAAAAGCCAGAATTGAAAATGAGCTGAAAGTGGCTCACGACATACAGATGAGCATAATGCCGAAGAATTTCACCCCCCTGCTCGACGGCCATGGCTTCGATGTGTATGCCCTCATCAAGCCTGCCAGAGAGGTGGGAGGAGACTTTTACACCTTTTTATTTATCGATGATGATAACTTCCTGTTCACTATCGGCGATGTCGCGGGGAAAGGCATCCCGGCAGCCCTTCTGATGAGCAAAACGGTTACCCTCATCAGGACGCTGGCTCTTGAAAAACTCAGTACCGATGAGATTTTAAGGAAAGCTAACGAAGAGCTGTGCATCGATAATGACTCATGCATGTTTGTTACCGTGTTCTGCTCCATATTGAATAAAAAAACCGGTGAAATGACCTTTACCAACGGGGGACATAACATGCCGGTGATTATCCGCAAAGACGGCGGGTTGAGCCTTCTGGATGATGCCCGCTGCACCTGCCTGGGATTGGAGCAGGATGCCCGGTATGAAAAATCCACATTGATTCTGCAGCCCGATGAGTGCATCTGCCTTTATACTGATGGCGTCACCGAAGCTTTAGACAAGGACAGTGAATTGTTTTCCACGAAAAGACTCATTGAGCTCCTGGAAAAGCACAGGAGCCTTCCTGCGAAAGAGATGGCGCAGAAGATTTTCTCATCGGTTGAGACCTATTCCCATGGCGTGGACCAGTCCGACGACATTGCGGTTCAGATTCTAAGATTCTATAAGTAGATTGAGTGCCGCTCCCTGACCTGTGGCGTATTCTCCTCAGTCATGCTCATCACGTCCAGGTCGGATTCATCGGCCGCAGAAAAGGGGACAGTTGAGCATTATTTCTTGTTTCCCATGTAGGTCCTCCGGGTGGGGGCAACGCGCGTGCGTGCAGGTTCGGAGGACCATATCGTGACTTTTTTCTTTTCCCTTTCAATCTGCCTTCTCTGATATCATTATAACGCTTTCCCTTCATGCGCTCTGTACTGCGTGGCACAGAGAGAAAAAGAACGCTTTATCTCCATAGATGGTATCTGAATCTCTGACATGGGCTTTACTGCGAGTAATGCAGGGATTTCCGGAAATATTCTTGACAAAAGGACAATCCAGAAAATATAATGATATTGCAGGGAATGACAGATGGTCACCAGTTGCCGGGATAGAGACCTGGCAACAACAGGAGAAATGGAATGGATCTTTTCTCTCCTTTGTCATGTTCGGGCGCTCAACTCCTTCGCGATTTCCATGGCGAGATGCAGAACCAGCAGGGGGCGCCGGAATTGCCACGTGCTTCAACGGACTCAGCGCCTGCCGGGCAGCTCCCAAACTGCGGGTCGTCATTTCTTCATTCTTTTTACCTTACCACGCTGGCAGCCATCGACCGTATCCGTTTTCCGGGAGTTTTTCCCGATCTCACGCAACTTGCCCGGGAACAAAAGCCCCCTGAGCCACCGCTTGAAAAATCCCATGATTCTGACGATATGGAAAAGAGTTTCCAGGAACTCTACAGGCGCGATCAGGAGGAGTTCAAGAGAAAAATCGCCACACCCGGTGAACAACCTGAACTGGCCCGGGACGACAACGATCAGCCTCATCAGGCCAGATACCGAAGAATCAGGAATGCGACACCTTTTGTGCAAGGCACCTCCGACACCGGGGCTATCGCACCTGATGATGTGAAACAGGGAAAACTAGGTGACTGCTGGCTCCTTGCCTCCCTTGCCGCACTGGCCAGTGCAAGGCCTGATATCGTTGAGAAGGCGATT
Encoded here:
- a CDS encoding PP2C family protein-serine/threonine phosphatase; this translates as MLDKQTVERRFIKEINSSMEKAGLYSSILAFSSVMIIFLLNFLYPSMNLWLPGIFVLLAGGHALMIFMIARKWGFQKKTVYVIFFPMLLLLTAYFVVSYWCFPEEAPRYLSGPFSFSYFILIIFTGFVLEPKLSYYIGILSAAAYFLVYLLMRDQMVTSLSAAPSSLSSFATPMVFIFKSIFMIFAAYLVGTMSHIFKRLIFEVLEEERKKNIVALELAETTAAKARIENELKVAHDIQMSIMPKNFTPLLDGHGFDVYALIKPAREVGGDFYTFLFIDDDNFLFTIGDVAGKGIPAALLMSKTVTLIRTLALEKLSTDEILRKANEELCIDNDSCMFVTVFCSILNKKTGEMTFTNGGHNMPVIIRKDGGLSLLDDARCTCLGLEQDARYEKSTLILQPDECICLYTDGVTEALDKDSELFSTKRLIELLEKHRSLPAKEMAQKIFSSVETYSHGVDQSDDIAVQILRFYK
- a CDS encoding C2 family cysteine protease, which produces MDLFSPLSCSGAQLLRDFHGEMQNQQGAPELPRASTDSAPAGQLPNCGSSFLHSFYLTTLAAIDRIRFPGVFPDLTQLAREQKPPEPPLEKSHDSDDMEKSFQELYRRDQEEFKRKIATPGEQPELARDDNDQPHQARYRRIRNATPFVQGTSDTGAIAPDDVKQGKLGDCWLLASLAALASARPDIVEKAIIDHGDGSYTVSLPGLEHDMGKGLEVKVDSLFPGGEGPEGRPLYAGAGDSEGGKNEIWPMLIEKAFAKAKIMNYQYIDGDNPAIALTSLTGKETRTIKVNDEGVDAFEEMKRGIENRSPMVLGTRRSTGEPEDGRLFLNAGLNDCHAHAVIGTSMEDGKKMVHLYDPHGREIKVEWDSVKNLFQSLVILSE